In Glandiceps talaboti chromosome 4, keGlaTala1.1, whole genome shotgun sequence, a single window of DNA contains:
- the LOC144434316 gene encoding uncharacterized protein LOC144434316 yields MDGDATTQQTGVADAVTAEGQVQTDVRGQEVTSHGVSIKTEVSSPQQMITGSQDPMLSAHTATASRHQENIQDQLLVAVQSIHDNVAAATSTTDVLKHHDVGIPSVAATGSSISAAHQQLMMNPATLQALQAQQALLAHQGLNTQIAASQHLLSTATNAAALNSTQHATTQQVLPSAVAATAAAASQSQQLSRPQLQQTQQPQQTLQQQQQQQQQQQQQQQQQQQQQQQQQQQQQQPQQQQPPAQVLTLPATSLTGQQLITIPANSATGQPQQQFLTIPVTNAAGQQQILTIPVSIAQGQGGIQFLAIPSSSGQILAAGINANSGIPANQMVSTVAAQPTTTPVSASTAPLSLSMVTATSAPTMSVSALPTSTVQSQSAISAIPAPITASTHQTVPAAHQQMLSSGTNQMLTSALPSAVTSHINAQGLAVTGVGLTSTTPGQGVLAQTAIAPTSLSTAITAPSVATPQISTQSSGGSPGSNTNISQLTTNGNSHAEVDGVNLEEIREFAKQFKIRRLSLGLTQTQVGQALSATEGPAYSQSAICRFEKLDITPKSAQKIKPVLERWMQEAEERHKNGVGPLTDFVGSEPSKKRKRRTSFTPQALEVLNAYFEKTTHPSSQDMTELSNKLSYDREVVRVWFCNKRQALKNTIKKLKSP; encoded by the exons GATCCAATGTTGTCAGCACATACAGCAACTGCTTCCAGACATCAAGAAAACATTCAAGACCAGTTACTGGTGGCAGTTCAGTCTATACATGATAATGTTGCAGCAGCAACATCAACAACGGATGTCTTGAAACATCATGATG TTGGTATTCCATCAGTTGCAGCAACAGGAAGTTCTATATCTGCAGCACACCAACAGTTAATGATGAACCCTGCTACATTACAAGCACTGCAAGCACAACAAGCACTCCTAGCACATCAAGGACTTAATACACAG ATTGCTGCCAGCCAACATTTGCTTTCCACTGCAACCAATGCTGCTGCTTTGAATTCAACACAACATGCCACCACACAACAAGTACTGCCTAGTGCTGTTGCTGCAACTGCTGCAGCTGCTAGCCAAAGCCAACAACTGTCTAGACCACAGTTGCAGCAAACTCAACAACCACAGCAAACTttgcagcagcaacaacaacaacaacaacaacaacaacagcagcagcagcagcagcagcaacaacaacaacaacaacaacaacaacaacagcaaccaCAGCAGCAGCAGCCACCTGCTCAAGTGCTAACCTTGCCAGCAACCAGTCTAACTGGTCAACAACTCATTACCATTCCAGCCAACAGTGCAACAGGACAACCACAGCAGCAGTTTTTAACAATCCCAGTGACAAATGCTGCAGGACAGCAGCAAATTTTGACAATCCCAGTATCAATCGCCCAAGGACAGGGTGGTATCCAGTTTCTTGCCATACCATCATCGAGTGGTCAAATACTGGCAGCAGGTATCAATGCTAATAGTGGAATACCAGCCAATCAGATGGTTTCCACTGTAGCTGCTCAACCTACAACAACACCTGTTTCTGCTTCCACAGCACCACTTTCTCTTTCTATGGTGACAGCGACGAGTGCTCCCACCATGTCTGTTTCAGCATTGCCAACTTCCACAGTGCAGTCACAATCTGCTATCAGTGCTATACCCGCCCCAATCACTGCCTCCACCCACCAAACCGTACCTGCGGCCCACCAACAGATGCTATCCAGTGGCACCAATCAGATGTTAACTTCTGCCCTTCCATCAGCAGTTACAAGTCACATCAATGCCCAAG GTCTTGCTGTCACTGGTGTTGGTTTAACAAGTACCACTCCCGGGCAGGGAGTACTAGCCCAGACTGCCATTGCTCCTACCTCACTGTCTACTGCTATTACAGCACCATCAGTAGCAACGCCACAAATCAGCACCCAGTCTTCAGGTGGTTCTCCTGGTAGTAATACCAATATAAGTCAACTTACAACAA ACGGAAACAGCCATGCCGAGGTTGATGGTGTCAACCTCGAGGAAATCCGTGAGTTTGCTAAGCAGTTTAAAATTCGCAGGCTTTCCCTCGGTCTGACACAAACACAAGTTGGCCAGGCACTCAGTGCTACTGAAGGACCCGCCTACAGTCAATCAGCTATATGCAG GTTTGAAAAATTGGATATTACTCCCAAGAGTGCCCAAAAAATTAAACCAGTCTTAGAAAGATGGATGCAGGAGGCAGAAGAACGGCATAAGAATGGTGTGGGACCTTTAACAGACTTTGTGGGTAGTGAACCCTCCAAGAAACGTAAACGTCGTACTTCATTCACACCGCAGGCATTGGAAGTACTGAATGCATACTTTGAAAAGACCACTCATCCCTCCAGCCAAGACATGACAGAGTTATCCAATAAATTGAGTTATGACAGAGAGGTAGTGAGAGTCTGGTTCTGTAACAAGAGACAGGCTTTGAAAAATACCATCAAGAAACTGAAATCGCCATGA